One Chondrinema litorale genomic window, TTGGATTTAAACTTCCAATCTTTCGTAGCGCAAGAGATCAGTCCATATCAGTTTCATGGCTTTATTAAAGATGCTACTTATAGAACTAGTTTGGGCAATATTTTCAATCAGAATGAAAGCCAATATGTGACTTTAGTTTCAGACAAATCAGGAATTTTTAATGTCTGGGATTTAAATAATGCGGCTATTCAAATAGAAGATAAAAGTTTGAAAATGAGTTCTTTTGGTAAGCTAGAGAAAACAAAAACTGGTAATGAGATTTACAAGAAAGACCAACAATACCAGTTAGTAGTCGCTTACGATTTTATTGGTCCTGGAGAGTTTGCTTCTAAAGTGATGAAGGAACATGCGGAAAAAACGCAAGAGAAATTACCTTTGGGTTATCAAGCTAAAAGAAGAAGTTGGTATGGTTGGAACAAAGAAGATAAAAGCCAGTATTACCTACTATTCTTGGCCATTGTAATTATATTCTTTGTTTGTAGTATCGTATTTGAATCGCTGAGTCAACCATTTACAGTCATACTTTTAATTCCGATTTCATTTATTGGCTTATTTCTCACCTTTTATCTCTTTGATCTCAATTTTGACCAAGGTGGATTTGCCGCTTTTGTTTTGCTCAGTGGCATTGTAGTAAACTCAGCATTGTTTATCATCAACGATTTTAATAACTATAGAAAGAAGAATCTGAGGTATCAGAATGATTATTTAAGAGGATATTTGAGAGCTTTTAACAGTAAAATTATTCCTATTATACTCACTACCATTTCTACGATATTAGGTCTAATTCCTTTTATCTGGCAAGGGCAAAATGAAGTTTTCTGGTTTTCATTTGCCGCAGGCTCGATTGGTGGATTAGTATTTTCTGTGATTGCAGTGCTGGTTTATTTACCACTTTTTTTGAGGTTAAAAACTTAAACTTTTCATTAAGCATTATTAAGTTAAAGTGCATGAATATTTTTATAGCGATTTTTGAAAAATATTCATTTTAGTACCATGTGAGAAATAGTATGAATTAATAATGAGCTATAATAGAAAGTGTAGCATGCTTCTAATACAAAGTTTTCATCAAACTAAAAATTCGCAAAAAAATACACTTTTAGTATAACAATCTATTACACATAGTTAAGTATTACTAGTAATTCAAAAAACTCAAAATGTTACATATAAAATGAATAATTAATTTTGAGTATTCTATTTTGAGCATTGCATATAGAGTTTTAAATGATGAAAGATCTATTAATCTATTTATATGATAAAGATAATTTCACAAAATTCTAACCTTGTAAGATTTTCTTTTTAATTATCATTTTCCTTATGAATAAATATACTAACCATACAGTGTTTCTGCATCATTACTAATTTTAATTATTTGCACAATATTGATCTGTGAATATACAGCAAATTTAATTAGGCAATTGTAGTTAAATTATCAGTCAAAAGCTATTTGGAGTATTTTGCATATAAACTACTAAACTAATTATGAATAAACTTTCACCCATTGCCATTATCGGAATGGCATGTAGATTTCCCAAGGCGCCAAATATTAGAGCCTTTTGGGACTTACTTTCGAGTGGAGGAAATACAATCGAAGAGATGTCGGAAAAAAGGTGGAACTTCGATTTGTTCTACGATCCAGATCCGGCCACTCCGAACAAATGCTATCAAAAGCATGGTTCTTTTCTAGATAAAATTCACGATTTCGATCCTTTATTATTCAATATTTCTCCTGCTGAAGCCATCGAGATGTCACCCTCTCAAAAGCTGATGTTGGAACTCACCTGGGAAGCCATCGAAGATAACAATCTGTCTTACGATGAGATTGTGGGAAAAAAGGTAGGCTTCTATCTGGGCAATGTCTGGAATGACTTTGAGCACTTAAGAAAACACCTCAATGCCAATACCACTCTGCACTCTGCCATCGGGCAGTCTACCAGTGTGATTGCCAACCGAGTATCTTATACTTTTGGTTTTACTGGACCTAGTTTGGTGGTCGATACTGGTTGTTCTTCTTCACTGGTGGCATTACACCTTGCTTGCCAGAGTATTTGGGAAGGCAGCTCAGATATGTCTTTTGTGGGAGGTATTAACCATATCTTAGACCACGATCAATATATCTTGCTTTCTAAATTCGGTGGTCTTTCTAAGAAAGGGCAGTGTAGTACTTTTAGTGATGATGTAGATGGTTTTGTCAGGGGAGAAGGTGCTGGCATTATCCTTTTAAAAAGACTAGAAGATGCCCAAAGAGATGGAGATAACATCATCGGTTTGGTAAAAGGAAGCAGTATCAATAACAATGGATTTAATGTAAACTTGCCAGCTACTAGTACCAAAGGTCAGATTGAAATGCTGGAAGAAGCCTATAAAAACTCCGGCATTGCTCCTTCAGAAGTGCATTATGTAGAAGCCCATGGCACAGGAACCAAACTGGGAGATCCAACAGAAACCACCGCTATCGGTCGCTTCTTTGCCAATGGCAGACAAGAAGAAAGACCGCTTAAAATCGGTTCGGTAAAAACCAACATTGGACACATGGAAGCCGCTGCCGGTATTGCTGGTTTGCTCAAAGTATTGCTGGCCATGCAGCATGGAAAAATCCCTTCTAACCTCAACTTTAGGGCCCCTAACCCAGATATTCCCTTCAAAGAACTCAAACTAGAAATCAACAATAGCAATAGTGAGTGGGGGACACTGGAAGGAGAATCTAAAAAAGCCGGTGTCAACTCTTTTGGCTGGGGAGGCACCAATGCCCATGCAGTGATTGAAGAATACATTCCAGCTGAGGTCAAAGAAGAAACGGAGCCGGTACTTGCTACCGATGCTTTCTTGCTTTGTCTTTCAGCCAAGAGTGAATCAGCACTAAAAGCTTATGCAAAAAACTATGCAGAACACATCGGCAATGCTAGTTCGCTAGAAGAAGTAGCAGCCCTTTGTGCGGCCACCATCATTAATAAACCCAAGCTCAATTACAGAATCAGTATTGCCGGAAACTCTCAAGAAGAGCTGCAAGAAAACTTGCGTATCTTCTACGAGGAAGGAGAAGAGGTACCGCTAGCAAAACTCAGTGGAGAGGCCAAAGTAGTTTTCATCTTCCCGGGACAAGGCAGCCAGTGGGTAGGCATGGGAAAAGAACTCTACCAATCAGAGCCGGTATTTAAAGCCATGATTGATGCTTGTGATGCTGCTTTTGCTAAATACACCGATTGGTCTTTAATTGAGCAGTTGCATGCGGAAAAAGAAGCTAGTAGACTCAAAGAAATTGACATCATCCAGCCCTCACTTTTTGCTATCGAGATTGCCCTTGCCAAACTTTGGATGAGCAAAGGCATTATGCCAGATGCCGTAGTGGGACATAGTATGGGAGAAGTAGCTTCTGCTTTTATTGCCGGAGCCATAGACCTAAATGATGCGGCTAACATCATTTGCAGCCGATCTAAACTGATGAAAACAGTTAGTAACACTGGAGGGGCCATGGGTGTAACAGAACTAACTGTAGCTCAGGCAGAGGCCACGATTGAAAAATACAATGGCAAGCTGTCTGTAGCAGTAAGTAACAGCCCAAAATCTACGGTGATTGCCGGAGATGAAACCTCACTCTTGGAAGTACTGGCAGAACTGGAAGCCAAAGATTTATTCTGTCGCCAAGTGAAGGTGGATGTTGCCTCTCACTCTCCACAGATGGATCCATTGATGGGACCACTAGAAACTCAGCTTGCAGAGCTGAAAGCAGTAAAAAACCCGATTACTTATTATTCAACGGTATTGAATCAAGTAGTTCCGGGAGAGGAATTGACTAAAGAATACTGGGTAAAAAACTTAAGAGGGATGGTCAGGTTCTCTGAGGTGATTGGCACATTGCTAGAAGAAAACCATACGGTTTTCATTGAAATGAGTCCGCATCCAGTGCTGACCAATGCTATTAATGAGTGTGCACAGGGCAGACAAAAAGAAGTAGTCACGGTTGGTTCTACTTTAAGAGATAAACCAGAGAAACGCTCATTCAATGGTTTTGTGGGGAAACTCTTTGAGCAGGGTTATGCCATTAACTGGAAGGAGTTTTACCAAATAGAAAAAGCACCAGCCATGCAGCTGCCAACTTATCCGATGCAGAAGAAAAGGTATGCTTTGGAAGATAGGTCAGCGCAGAAAAATGGAGAGATGGGTAAAAACCCACTTTTAGGTCGCAGAATCCAATTGGCAGGTATTGATGATATCTTCATCTGGGAAAACAAACTCAGTTTAGAGCATTTGTCTTTTGTCAAAGACCATGTGGTCAACAATGCGACAGTACTTCCAGGAGTGAGTTATTTGGAGATTTTGTATGCCGCTTTGCAAGAAGCTTTTGGCAATGCCTTCCATCAGGTAGAAGACTTGCATTTTAAAAGACCAATCTACTTATACGACAATGAAACCATTGATACCCAGCTGAAAATCACCCGAACAGGTGCCAATAGAGCCGTGTTCAACTACAATGTAAAAACAGTTTCAGGGGGCAATATCAAATGGGTCACCACTGCAGAAGGCAACTTAAGAATCTGTGGCAGCAGGGAATATGTCTCTGATGATTATATCTATAACCTAGTCAGGTCAAAGGATGATACCTTCATTAAAAAGGAAGATTTCTACAAGGTGACCAATTCGATTGGCATCCAGTATGGCAGCATCTTTCAGGGTATCAACTGGATATTGATCAACAATACCCAAGCCATTGCCCATGTGACACCCAACTCCCTGATTGCAGGTCATGACAACAAGTATTTCATCCACCCAGCCATCTTGGATAGCTGTTTTCAAACTATTTTTACGCCGATTTTGGCTCCGGATGTTAAAAACACAAAATACTCTACCTTCTTATCCCAGTTAAAAGGATTTAGGTGGTTTAACAAACCAGAACCGGGCAATGATATTTTGGTAAAAGCAGAAACCATTGATACCATCATTGAGCCCAATGGCATCACCAAACAACAGGTGGCTTTGCAGTTGTATGATGAAAGTGGCAACTTCTTAGCTGATATTGAATTCATTGAGGCAGTCATCATCGATAATGATCAGCTCTATTCCAACAAGGAAACCGATTGGTTGTACCACACCAATTGGGAGAAAGTACACATTCAGGCAAGAAAACAGGAAGCCCTGGTGGAGGAAGAATCTATCGAACTCCAAGAAGGCAAGCTAGAGAAAACATGGCTCATCTTTGAAGATCATTTGGGGGTAGAAAAGAAACTCATTCGACTATTCAAAGAAAGAGGGCACCGATTGATCAAAGTAGGTTTTGGTGATGAGTTTACCAAAATTGATGAAAACCATTTTCAGGTCAACTATTTAGAAAAAGAGCGCATCAAGGAGTTATTCTCCCACTTGCATGACAACCACATTTACTGTGAGGGCATCATCCATGCTGCTTCTTTGAATGACCATATCAATTATGAAAACCTGTTGGTCGAAGACCTGGATTACTTCCAGAATGCAGGTAGTATTCTTTTGATCAACCTGCATCAAGTGATGAGTGGGCGCTATCAAGATGCCATGCAGGATGCTTTCCCTAATTTGGTGGTGTTGAGCAATGGCCTATTGCCAGTAGCTAACAAAAGTACTCAGCTCAATATCACACTGGCTCCAATGTGGGGACTAGCCAAGGTACTTTTCAATGAAGAACCTGCTTACCATTGCACCAGAGTCGATTTGAGTTATTTCCCTGATGATAGAGAAGTAGCCAAGTTATACGATGTTATTTTTGCGGAAAGCAAAGATGAACCAGAACTGGTTATCAGAGAAGAAGCTATTTATGCTTCCAGACTGGAAAGAGAAAACCTACCTGTTTTCAATTTGGAAACAGTCGAATTCCAAGACGATAAAACCTTTGTGGTCACTGGTTGTGGCACAGCCATCCATACCATGATCAACTGGATCATCCAAAAGGGTATCCACAATATTGCTTTGATCAACGATTGTATAGATGCCAAAGAAAAACATCAGGCTTTCATTGATGAGCACAGTGGAAAAGGAATCAACTTAAAAATGTTCAAAGCCGATATCACAGATATCATTCAATTGAACAAAGCCATCAATCAAGTGCAGGAAGAAATGCCACCGATCAAAGGTATCATTCATGCAGCTGGATTAATGGAAACCGCTTTGATTAGTGAGTTGGATACAAAAGCATTTAGGAAAATGTTGGCACCGAAGATGATGGGCACTTGGAACCTGCATACCATCAGCTTAAACTTGCCACTCAAACACTTCATTGTTTTTTCTTCTGCCAATTCTTTAATTGGTTTAAATGGACATGGAAGTGCAGTAGCTGCCAATACTTTTGTCGATTTCTTTGCGCATTTTAGAGTAAAACAAGGTCTTCCTTGTGTGGCCATCAACTGGGGAGCTATTGAAGATGCCACCACCGAAGATGAAACTCCAAGCACAGAAGTATCCATTGTCAATGAAGGATTCATTCCTTTCAAAATGGAAAAAGGACTGGATATTTTAGATAAATTATACACCCTTGCCCCAGCCCAACTCAGCATTGCTTTGATGGATGTACAAAAAACCATTGAGCATTATGATACCCTGGCAGAAACCAATTATTTCTCTAAACTCATTTCTGCACAAGCCACTTATCACTCTGATGAAGAGCTGTTAAGAACGGCACTGGAAACAGGAGAGAAAGAAGCCACCATTGCCCTAATTGCGCAGATTGTCACTAAAAAAGTAGCGGCCATTACCAAGGCTTCACTCGACTTGATTAGCAACAGTTCTACCTTCAAAGGTTTGGGCATTGATTCCTTAATGGCCATCAAGCTCAGAAACCAGTTGGAGCAGACCATGGGCATTAAAATGGCCGTGAATAACTTCTGGAAATATGCATCCATCGGACAGTTTTCAGCTTTCACTTATGAGGCCATCTTAAAAGAGGAAGCAGGTAGCAATAGCGATCAATCTCCATGGTGGGTGAGCCATCAGGAAAAAGATGCAGGATTCTATTTGTACTGTTTCCATGATGCTGGTGCGAGCAGCACTTTGTATGATACTTGGGAAGAATTGCATCCAGCAGTAGAACTAAGAGCCATTGAGCTGCCAGGAAGAGGTTCCAGAACAGGAGAGCAGATGTTTACAGATATGACGGAGTTAGTGAGTAAGTTGGCAGAAGAAATCTATCAGCATAACAACAGCAAACCTTTTGTATTCTTTGGGCATTCTATGGGAGGAGCCATTGCTTTTGAAATTGCAAAGGTGTTCAGAAGAAAGCAGCAGCCATTACCAGAAATGATATTTACTTCATCCACTCCAGCTTTGTTTAGTTACGACAGAAATGACCTGACAAACAGGATGACAGATGAAGAGCTCATCGGTAGATTCCCTCATTTGAGTAAAGAAAGTATTCCAGATGAGGAGTTGAGACAAAGTCTGGTAAACATCATGCGAGCAGATTTGAAATTGTTAGACAGCTTCAAATATGAGCATGAAACTCCATTTGAATTCCCGATTATCTCGCTAAGAGGTAAAGATGATCCGGGAGTAAGTTTAGAGCAAGTAGCAAGATGGAAAGAAGAAACCACATTGCCACACACAGTTATCGAAAGAAAAGGTGGTCACAGATACCTAGTCGATGACAGTGAATTTGTAAGCAATCTGGTAAAAGATAAACTAAGGAAAATTATCAAAACTAAACCACAAACAATTAATTAGTATGTTAGAATTAGTAAAAGAGAAGGTAGGAGCTCGTATTTTGGGATCTTGGAAATTAATCAGTTGGGTATATGAAACTGAAGCAGGAGAGGAAGTTGATTTTTATGGTAATTCACCGCAGGGTATGCTTATGTATCAGGATTCTGGATACATGAGTGTTCAAATATTCAAAGAAGAAAGAGCTCCTTTTAAAAGTGTTGGACTTAATACAGGAACTTTAGAAGAAAAGGCAAATAGTTTTGCCTCATTTTCTGCATATTATGGCAAATTTAATGAAGTAGAACCAGGTGTTTTTAAACATGATGTTGAAGGTTCTTTACTGCCAAATTGGTTAGGAACTACCGAAACTAGATATGCAAAAATAGAAGACGATATCCTTGTATTATCTACTCCTCCTATGGAAACAAATGATGGGACAAAAATATTTAAAGTTACTTGGAGAAAAGTGGCTTAATTGAATACTAGAAGTAATATTAAATACAAAATGCTGCTATTCTCATAGCAGCATTTTTTTTAGTCAAATTGTTAAACCATTAGAAATTTGATCCACCAGTATCCCACCATAAGCGAGTACCGATTTCATCTGGTCCACCAAGCTTAGAGGTTGCATCAGCAACTCCATCTGGATTACCAGTACGCTCATTCGTAGTAAAAGGCATTCTTCTTAAGAAGTCGTCTGCTGCTATTACTCCCCAGTCGGCGTTACTATCGTTTTTATAGTTAAATGGAAGTTTTGGATAGTCTGTTCTACGGTGATCAACCCAAGTTTCAATAGAATTCATATATCCAGAAATCCATTTTTGAGTCATAACTTTTTCAAGTTTTGTTTCGTTGTCATCTGCTTCATCCCACATTACAGTAACCAAAATTCTACTAACAAAATCATTTACATCACCGTCTGCTTTAGGGTCATCATAGTTAAGTGGAATGCTGGTGTCATCCAATAAATATTCATCAACTCCACTTGCTCCCCACTCAGAAAATGAAGTTCTCACACCTTCTTCATAGTGGTATTGAGCTGATTGTGTGCCTGCCCAACCTCTTAATGCAGCTTCTGCTAATAAAAACTGCGTTTCAGCCGCTCTAAAATAAGGGCGTTCTGTCCAAGCTTCAAAGTCTGAACTGATGGTAGAATA contains:
- a CDS encoding type I polyketide synthase, which produces MNKLSPIAIIGMACRFPKAPNIRAFWDLLSSGGNTIEEMSEKRWNFDLFYDPDPATPNKCYQKHGSFLDKIHDFDPLLFNISPAEAIEMSPSQKLMLELTWEAIEDNNLSYDEIVGKKVGFYLGNVWNDFEHLRKHLNANTTLHSAIGQSTSVIANRVSYTFGFTGPSLVVDTGCSSSLVALHLACQSIWEGSSDMSFVGGINHILDHDQYILLSKFGGLSKKGQCSTFSDDVDGFVRGEGAGIILLKRLEDAQRDGDNIIGLVKGSSINNNGFNVNLPATSTKGQIEMLEEAYKNSGIAPSEVHYVEAHGTGTKLGDPTETTAIGRFFANGRQEERPLKIGSVKTNIGHMEAAAGIAGLLKVLLAMQHGKIPSNLNFRAPNPDIPFKELKLEINNSNSEWGTLEGESKKAGVNSFGWGGTNAHAVIEEYIPAEVKEETEPVLATDAFLLCLSAKSESALKAYAKNYAEHIGNASSLEEVAALCAATIINKPKLNYRISIAGNSQEELQENLRIFYEEGEEVPLAKLSGEAKVVFIFPGQGSQWVGMGKELYQSEPVFKAMIDACDAAFAKYTDWSLIEQLHAEKEASRLKEIDIIQPSLFAIEIALAKLWMSKGIMPDAVVGHSMGEVASAFIAGAIDLNDAANIICSRSKLMKTVSNTGGAMGVTELTVAQAEATIEKYNGKLSVAVSNSPKSTVIAGDETSLLEVLAELEAKDLFCRQVKVDVASHSPQMDPLMGPLETQLAELKAVKNPITYYSTVLNQVVPGEELTKEYWVKNLRGMVRFSEVIGTLLEENHTVFIEMSPHPVLTNAINECAQGRQKEVVTVGSTLRDKPEKRSFNGFVGKLFEQGYAINWKEFYQIEKAPAMQLPTYPMQKKRYALEDRSAQKNGEMGKNPLLGRRIQLAGIDDIFIWENKLSLEHLSFVKDHVVNNATVLPGVSYLEILYAALQEAFGNAFHQVEDLHFKRPIYLYDNETIDTQLKITRTGANRAVFNYNVKTVSGGNIKWVTTAEGNLRICGSREYVSDDYIYNLVRSKDDTFIKKEDFYKVTNSIGIQYGSIFQGINWILINNTQAIAHVTPNSLIAGHDNKYFIHPAILDSCFQTIFTPILAPDVKNTKYSTFLSQLKGFRWFNKPEPGNDILVKAETIDTIIEPNGITKQQVALQLYDESGNFLADIEFIEAVIIDNDQLYSNKETDWLYHTNWEKVHIQARKQEALVEEESIELQEGKLEKTWLIFEDHLGVEKKLIRLFKERGHRLIKVGFGDEFTKIDENHFQVNYLEKERIKELFSHLHDNHIYCEGIIHAASLNDHINYENLLVEDLDYFQNAGSILLINLHQVMSGRYQDAMQDAFPNLVVLSNGLLPVANKSTQLNITLAPMWGLAKVLFNEEPAYHCTRVDLSYFPDDREVAKLYDVIFAESKDEPELVIREEAIYASRLERENLPVFNLETVEFQDDKTFVVTGCGTAIHTMINWIIQKGIHNIALINDCIDAKEKHQAFIDEHSGKGINLKMFKADITDIIQLNKAINQVQEEMPPIKGIIHAAGLMETALISELDTKAFRKMLAPKMMGTWNLHTISLNLPLKHFIVFSSANSLIGLNGHGSAVAANTFVDFFAHFRVKQGLPCVAINWGAIEDATTEDETPSTEVSIVNEGFIPFKMEKGLDILDKLYTLAPAQLSIALMDVQKTIEHYDTLAETNYFSKLISAQATYHSDEELLRTALETGEKEATIALIAQIVTKKVAAITKASLDLISNSSTFKGLGIDSLMAIKLRNQLEQTMGIKMAVNNFWKYASIGQFSAFTYEAILKEEAGSNSDQSPWWVSHQEKDAGFYLYCFHDAGASSTLYDTWEELHPAVELRAIELPGRGSRTGEQMFTDMTELVSKLAEEIYQHNNSKPFVFFGHSMGGAIAFEIAKVFRRKQQPLPEMIFTSSTPALFSYDRNDLTNRMTDEELIGRFPHLSKESIPDEELRQSLVNIMRADLKLLDSFKYEHETPFEFPIISLRGKDDPGVSLEQVARWKEETTLPHTVIERKGGHRYLVDDSEFVSNLVKDKLRKIIKTKPQTIN
- a CDS encoding lipocalin-like domain-containing protein; this encodes MLELVKEKVGARILGSWKLISWVYETEAGEEVDFYGNSPQGMLMYQDSGYMSVQIFKEERAPFKSVGLNTGTLEEKANSFASFSAYYGKFNEVEPGVFKHDVEGSLLPNWLGTTETRYAKIEDDILVLSTPPMETNDGTKIFKVTWRKVA